In one Portunus trituberculatus isolate SZX2019 chromosome 31, ASM1759143v1, whole genome shotgun sequence genomic region, the following are encoded:
- the LOC123511682 gene encoding protein Ycf2-like — MVTGGDAILNRSPTMSNLTQEIAYSLVVNQLAILKSMNESSSLCASRDTELRLWEEEANQQLQETEMRQQAVKETVQAQQQDVNKVKRRHRALKKTVQAQHQAVEAVEGRQQTVEKTVQAQQQAVEPMEGRQQTVEKTVHAQQQAVEAMEGRQQAVEESGQTQQQAVEVVERQQQKVEKAAQAQQQAVGAVEGQQQAVEETVHAQQQAVEAVERRQQAVEKTVQTQEQAAEGVEGRQQVMEKTVQTQQQAVEAVEGRQQVVEKMVQTQQQAVKVVEGRQQAVEGRQQAVEETVQTQQHAVEAVEGRQQAVEGWQQAVEKTMQIQQQAVEAVEGRQQVSSTACCCVCTVSPPPAAALPQPPPLAAHRPIFG; from the exons atggttacAGGTGGCGACGCAATCCTCAACAGGTCCCCCACCATGTCGAACCTCACGCAGGAGATCGCCTATTCCTTGGTGGTCAACCAGTTGGCAATACTGAAGAGCATGAACGAGTCTTCCTCCCTCTGTGCCTCCC GTGACACGGAACTTCgtttgtgggaggaggaggcaaaccAACAATTGCAAGAGACAGAGATGCGGCAGCAGGCTGTGAAGGAGACGGTGCAAGCACAACAGCAGGATGTGAACAAAGTTAAAAGACGGCACCGGGCGTTGAAGAAGACCGTGCAGGCACAGCACCAGGCGGTGGAGGCAGTGGAAGGACGGCAGCAGACAGTGGAGAAGACGGTGCAGGCACAGCAGCAGGCGGTGGAGCCAATGGAAGGGCGGCAGCAGACAGTGGAGAAGACGGTGCATGCACAGCAGCAGGCGGTGGAGGCAATGGAAGGGCGGCAGCAGGCAGTGGAAGAGTCAGGGCAGACACAGCAGCAGGCAGTGGAGGTAGTGGAAAGGCAGCAGCAGAAGGTGGAGAAAGCAGCGCAGGCACAACAGCAGGCGGTGGGGGCAGTGGAAGGGCAGCAGCAGGCGGTGGAGGAGACAGTGCATGCACAGCAGCAGGCGGTGGAGGCAGTGGAAAGGCGGCAGCAGGCGGTGGAGAAGACGGTGCAGACACAAGAGCAGGCGGCGGAGGGAGTGGAAGGGCGACAGCAGGTGATGGAGAAGACGGTGCAGACACAGCAGCAGGCGGTGGAGGCTGTGGAAGGGCggcagcaggtggtggagaAGATGGTGCAGACACAACAGCAGGCGGTGAAGGTAGTGGAAGGGCGTCAGCAGGCTGTGGAAGGGCGACAGCAGGCGGTGGAGGAGACGGTGCAGACACAGCAGCATGCGGTGGAGGCAGTAGAAGGGCGGCAACAGGCTGTGGAAGGCTGGCAGCAGGCGGTAGAAAAGACAATGCAGATACAGCAGCAGGCGGTGGAGGCAGTGGAAGGGCGGCAGCAGGTCTCCTCCACCGCCTGCTGTTGTGTCTGCACCGTCTCTCCACCGCCTGCTGCCGCCCTTCCACAGCCTCCACCGCTTGctgctcatagaccgatcttcgggtag
- the LOC123511068 gene encoding cysteine-rich PDZ-binding protein-like, producing the protein PGLFPQVITPDTWKDGARNTTESGGRKINENKLLTSKKNRFNPCTSRFAECRICRSKVHQAGSHFCQGCAYKKGICAMCGKKILDTTNYRQSSA; encoded by the exons CCTGGCCTCTTCCCGCAGGTAATTACCCCGGACACCTGGAAGGACGGGGCACGCAACACTACAGAGAGCGGAGGACGCAAGATTAACGAGAACAAGCTGCTCACCAGCAAGAAGAACAGATTCAACCCTTgcact TCCCGGTTTGCTGAGTGCAGGATCTGCCGCAGCAAGGTGCACCAGGCCGGCTCTCACTTCTGCCAGGGCTGCGCTTACAAGAAGGGAATCTGTGCCATGTGTGGCAAAAAGATCCTGGACACCACAAACTATCGCCAGTCCTCagcctag
- the LOC123511229 gene encoding protein-cysteine N-palmitoyltransferase HHAT-like isoform X1, translated as MAETAQMGMKEEEEEEEEEDDEDEVDEEEEEEEEEEEEVKIEEVEEDRGRWGGAKRRPPPSPFPPLPWPELVFYFVSFWAGCLYSLARFYRTSQRWGQYLPVTQVSEGWGGVRQDQTDLEWFVWIPIMRAYAPFGLLHVLLAQMVRRFWPQYLCTFYITFSLCITLALIGRVGTALCLAVPVLMFVVLLTRLKLLVWLAWCLILILFNTHFFTSQLEAWVEDTPEGDYKVSVMVAWIILRSLSFSLEICDTDPYARLPPVPLLTTLLGYCLYLPFLCTGPYMPYTDFRAGLSEPYRVWTLRRVVWAGLQILRFLWWLGFTQFLLFHFYAHSLHFMPELVKKMSSWSLAGFVYFLSAFLQLKYVVLYGLPSVLARVEGYNPPRHPRCTLMTYRLSDVWRYFDHGLYRFMLKHIYIPWVGADNSLARQLQGTALVFTFVYVWHGVSAQIFWWAAINFLGVVVEKLADHIARLPQYRAWEDRWLLGAWKRRFFGLAAVGLYVPSLAALTIFLSNLENAITVTNRIFVTGFPHCTLSTFFFMFCLGQCSMELQNWKMRQKERLKVS; from the exons ATGGCAGAGACAGCACAGatggggatgaaggaagaggaggaagaggaggaggaggaggatgatgaggacgaggtagatgaggaggaggaggaggaggaggaagaagaggaagaggtgaagatagaagaggtggaggaggacagaggaCGGTGGGGAGGGGCCAAGAGGAGACCACCCCCcagccccttccctcctctcccctggcCTGAGCtggtattttattttgtttccttctggGCCGGGTGTCTCTACAGCCTGGCTAGATTCTACCGCACCTCCcagc GGTGGGGCCAGTACCTCCCCGTCACCCAGGTCTCGGAGGGATGGGGTGGGGTGCGGCAGGACCAGACAGACTTAGAGTGGTTTGTGTGGATCCCCATCATGCGTGCCTATGCTCCCTTTGGCCTGCTCCACGTCCTGTTGGCTCAAATGGTGCGCAGGTTCTGGCCTCAG TACCTGTGCACATTCTACATCACCTTCAGCTTGTGCATCACACTGGCTCTCATTGGGCGGGTGGGCACGGCGCTGTGCCTGGCAGTGCCAGTGCTCATGTTTGTGGTGCTGCTCACTCGTCTCAAGCTGCTGGTGTGGCTAGCCTGGTGcctcattctcatcctcttcaATACACATTTCTTCACTAGCCagctg GAGGCATGGGTGGAGGACACACCTGAAGGGGACTACAAGGTATCGGTGATGGTGGCGTGGATCATCCTTCGTTCCCTCAGCTTCAGCCTTGAGATCTGTGACACGGATCCCTATGCCCGCCTGCCGCCCGTCCCCCTCCTCACCACCCTCCTCGGTTACTGCCtgtacctccccttcctctgcaCAGGTCCCTACATGCCTTACACGGACTTCAGAGCCGGG CTGTCGGAGCCTTACCGGGTGTGGACTTTGAGGCGAGTGGTGTGGGCGGGGCTCCAGATTCTCCGCTTCCTGTGGTGGTTGGGCTTCACgcaattccttctcttccacttctatGCCCA ctCCCTCCACTTCATGCCAGAGTTAGTGAAGAAGATGAGCTCCTGGTCACTGGCTGGGTTTGTCTACTTCCTCAGTGCCTTCCTGCAACTCAAATATGTGG TGCTGTACGGTCTTCCCTCAGTCCTGGCGCGCGTTGAGGGCTACAACCCGCCCCGACACCCTCGCTGCACTCTCATGACCTACCGTCTCTCAGATGTGTGGCGCTACTTTGACCATGGACTCTATCGCTTCATGCTCAA ACATATCTACATCCCGTGGGTTGGTGCAGACAACAGCTTGGCCCGGCAGCTGCAAGGTACTGCCCTCGTCTTCACCTTCGTCTATGTGTGGCATGGAGTCTCAGCGCAGATCTTCTGGTGGGCAGCCATCAATTTcctgggagtggtggtggagaagctGGCTGACCACATTGCCAGGCTACCACAGTACAGGGCATGGGag GACCGTTGGCTGCTAGGGGCGTGGAAGAGGCGGTTCTTTGGGCTGGCGGCGGTGGGGCTGTACGTTCCCTCCCTGGCCGccctcaccatcttcctctccaACCTTGAGAAtgccatcaccgtcaccaacaGGATATTTGTGACGG GCTTCCCTCATTGCACCCTCAGcaccttcttcttcatgttctgcCTGGGCCAGTGTAGCATGGAGCTGCAGAACTGGAAGATGAGGCAGAAGGAGCGGCTTAAGGTGTCCTAA
- the LOC123511229 gene encoding protein-cysteine N-palmitoyltransferase HHAT-like isoform X2, translated as MAETAQMGMKEEEEEEEEEDDEDEVDEEEEEEEEEEEEVKIEEVEEDRGRWGGAKRRPPPSPFPPLPWPELVFYFVSFWAGCLYSLARFYRTSQRWGQYLPVTQVSEGWGGVRQDQTDLEWFVWIPIMRAYAPFGLLHVLLAQMVRRFWPQYLCTFYITFSLCITLALIGRVGTALCLAVPVLMFVVLLTRLKLLVWLAWCLILILFNTHFFTSQLLSEPYRVWTLRRVVWAGLQILRFLWWLGFTQFLLFHFYAHSLHFMPELVKKMSSWSLAGFVYFLSAFLQLKYVVLYGLPSVLARVEGYNPPRHPRCTLMTYRLSDVWRYFDHGLYRFMLKHIYIPWVGADNSLARQLQGTALVFTFVYVWHGVSAQIFWWAAINFLGVVVEKLADHIARLPQYRAWEDRWLLGAWKRRFFGLAAVGLYVPSLAALTIFLSNLENAITVTNRIFVTGFPHCTLSTFFFMFCLGQCSMELQNWKMRQKERLKVS; from the exons ATGGCAGAGACAGCACAGatggggatgaaggaagaggaggaagaggaggaggaggaggatgatgaggacgaggtagatgaggaggaggaggaggaggaggaagaagaggaagaggtgaagatagaagaggtggaggaggacagaggaCGGTGGGGAGGGGCCAAGAGGAGACCACCCCCcagccccttccctcctctcccctggcCTGAGCtggtattttattttgtttccttctggGCCGGGTGTCTCTACAGCCTGGCTAGATTCTACCGCACCTCCcagc GGTGGGGCCAGTACCTCCCCGTCACCCAGGTCTCGGAGGGATGGGGTGGGGTGCGGCAGGACCAGACAGACTTAGAGTGGTTTGTGTGGATCCCCATCATGCGTGCCTATGCTCCCTTTGGCCTGCTCCACGTCCTGTTGGCTCAAATGGTGCGCAGGTTCTGGCCTCAG TACCTGTGCACATTCTACATCACCTTCAGCTTGTGCATCACACTGGCTCTCATTGGGCGGGTGGGCACGGCGCTGTGCCTGGCAGTGCCAGTGCTCATGTTTGTGGTGCTGCTCACTCGTCTCAAGCTGCTGGTGTGGCTAGCCTGGTGcctcattctcatcctcttcaATACACATTTCTTCACTAGCCagctg CTGTCGGAGCCTTACCGGGTGTGGACTTTGAGGCGAGTGGTGTGGGCGGGGCTCCAGATTCTCCGCTTCCTGTGGTGGTTGGGCTTCACgcaattccttctcttccacttctatGCCCA ctCCCTCCACTTCATGCCAGAGTTAGTGAAGAAGATGAGCTCCTGGTCACTGGCTGGGTTTGTCTACTTCCTCAGTGCCTTCCTGCAACTCAAATATGTGG TGCTGTACGGTCTTCCCTCAGTCCTGGCGCGCGTTGAGGGCTACAACCCGCCCCGACACCCTCGCTGCACTCTCATGACCTACCGTCTCTCAGATGTGTGGCGCTACTTTGACCATGGACTCTATCGCTTCATGCTCAA ACATATCTACATCCCGTGGGTTGGTGCAGACAACAGCTTGGCCCGGCAGCTGCAAGGTACTGCCCTCGTCTTCACCTTCGTCTATGTGTGGCATGGAGTCTCAGCGCAGATCTTCTGGTGGGCAGCCATCAATTTcctgggagtggtggtggagaagctGGCTGACCACATTGCCAGGCTACCACAGTACAGGGCATGGGag GACCGTTGGCTGCTAGGGGCGTGGAAGAGGCGGTTCTTTGGGCTGGCGGCGGTGGGGCTGTACGTTCCCTCCCTGGCCGccctcaccatcttcctctccaACCTTGAGAAtgccatcaccgtcaccaacaGGATATTTGTGACGG GCTTCCCTCATTGCACCCTCAGcaccttcttcttcatgttctgcCTGGGCCAGTGTAGCATGGAGCTGCAGAACTGGAAGATGAGGCAGAAGGAGCGGCTTAAGGTGTCCTAA